Proteins encoded together in one Streptomyces sp. NA04227 window:
- a CDS encoding M18 family aminopeptidase, with protein MSAPSHPSPRTSPETGTDSPTAPFGREHTDDLMSFLAASPTPYHAVANAAERLEKAGFRQVAETDAWDGSTGGKYVLRGGAIVAWYVPEGAAAHTPFRIVGAHTDSPNLRVKPLPDSSAHGWRQVAVEVYGGPLLNSWLDRDLGLAGRLSLRDGATRLVSIDRPLLRVPQLAIHLDRSVSTDGLKLDKQRHVQPVWGLGEGHDGDLIAFLEDEYGLARGEVTGWDLMVHSVEAPAYLGRDKELVAGPRMDNLLSVHAGTAALIAASAAGNLPHIPVLAAFDHEENGSQSDTGADGPLLGSVLERGVFARGGSFEDRSRAFAGTVCLSSDTGHAVHPNYAERHDPTHHPRAGGGPILKVNVNNRYATDGSGRAVFAAACERAGVPFQSFVSNNSMPCGTTIGPITAARHGIKTVDIGVAILSMHSARELCAAKDPYLLANALVAFLDS; from the coding sequence ATGAGCGCACCCTCCCACCCGTCGCCCCGCACCTCCCCGGAAACAGGCACGGATTCCCCCACCGCTCCCTTCGGCCGGGAGCACACCGACGACCTGATGTCCTTCCTGGCGGCGAGCCCCACGCCGTACCACGCCGTGGCGAACGCCGCGGAGCGGCTGGAGAAGGCCGGATTCCGGCAGGTCGCCGAGACCGACGCCTGGGACGGCTCGACCGGTGGCAAGTACGTACTGCGCGGCGGCGCGATCGTCGCCTGGTACGTGCCGGAGGGCGCCGCGGCGCACACCCCGTTCCGGATCGTCGGCGCGCACACCGACTCGCCCAACCTGCGGGTCAAGCCGCTGCCGGACAGCTCCGCGCACGGCTGGCGCCAGGTGGCCGTCGAGGTCTACGGAGGCCCGCTGCTCAACTCCTGGCTGGACCGCGACCTCGGGCTCGCGGGGCGGCTCTCGCTGCGGGACGGTGCCACCCGCCTGGTCAGCATCGACCGGCCGCTGCTGCGGGTGCCGCAGCTCGCCATCCACCTCGACCGCAGCGTCTCCACCGACGGCCTCAAGCTCGACAAGCAGCGCCACGTCCAGCCCGTCTGGGGACTCGGCGAGGGGCACGACGGTGACCTGATCGCCTTCCTGGAGGACGAGTACGGGCTCGCGCGGGGCGAGGTCACCGGCTGGGACCTGATGGTGCACTCCGTCGAGGCGCCCGCCTACCTCGGCCGCGACAAGGAGCTCGTCGCGGGCCCGCGGATGGACAACCTCCTTTCCGTGCACGCCGGTACCGCCGCCCTGATCGCCGCCTCGGCCGCCGGGAACCTCCCGCACATCCCGGTCCTCGCCGCCTTCGACCACGAGGAGAACGGCTCCCAGTCCGACACCGGCGCCGACGGCCCGCTGCTCGGCTCGGTACTCGAACGCGGTGTCTTCGCCCGCGGCGGCAGCTTCGAGGACCGCTCCCGCGCCTTCGCCGGGACCGTCTGCCTCTCCTCGGACACCGGCCACGCCGTACACCCCAACTACGCGGAGCGGCACGACCCCACGCACCACCCGCGCGCGGGCGGCGGACCGATCCTCAAGGTCAACGTCAACAACCGGTACGCCACCGACGGCAGCGGCCGGGCCGTCTTCGCCGCCGCCTGCGAGCGCGCCGGAGTGCCCTTCCAGTCCTTCGTCTCCAACAACTCGATGCCCTGCGGCACCACCATCGGACCGATCACCGCGGCCAGGCACGGCATCAAGACGGTCGACATCGGCGTGGCCATCCTCTCCATGCACAGCGCCCGCGAACTGTGCGCGGCGAAGGACCCGTACCTGCTCGCCAACGCGCTGGTCGCCTTCCTCGACTCGTAA
- a CDS encoding DUF6458 family protein encodes MGLGGSILLIAVGAILAFATSWDLDGANVNLIGVILMAVGLLGTTAFTSIYKRRRAIVPPTTVVEDRHPDRLH; translated from the coding sequence ATGGGCCTGGGCGGAAGCATCCTGCTGATCGCCGTGGGGGCCATTCTCGCGTTCGCAACGAGCTGGGACCTCGACGGCGCCAACGTCAATCTGATCGGCGTCATCCTGATGGCGGTCGGCCTGCTGGGCACCACCGCGTTCACCAGCATCTACAAGCGCCGCAGGGCAATCGTGCCCCCGACCACGGTGGTCGAGGACCGACACCCGGACCGGCTGCACTGA
- a CDS encoding SpoIIE family protein phosphatase: MSTHDPLQPVGDVLVTLATGLWHWDTEAGAVRLDAEAARLMGLPARPVTLTEAGARARFHPVDWNEIEGVVRLAVAENTLTEVRLRVMDEEGRVLRSVRSRSKPRKDPETGHYLLIGTLQEISDAVPGGTDRAPVIGDWRRAREAFLLDAGRALAEARSTEEVLRVAANLSMPGFTPDGLAVFGAEADRLTIIGHHGHSEGDENPFTAMPVDTDYPAADVVRTGRAVYLASPAEYRRRYPVTWPLAEPFGRESWAFLPLIVAGRTIGAWMAAFSYRVSFTPDERSVLTTVARMLAGALTRANTAETERELTEGLQRAMLPRLGPQVPELQVAARYVPTGGGLQVGGDWFDMIALPTGRIALVVGDVQGHDVRAAGLMGQLRIALRAYASEGHRPDAVLARASRFLYGITNSVAHGRGPQQESDPEPRFATCLYVEAEPGTGVLEIARAGHPDPAIRMDDGTVVLRPTAGGLPLGIDPDADYPTTQLALEPGETMLLCTDGLIETGGHDLDSGWARIRTIMEEHSGERLEGLAEALVQAVHGPPSHYTTGPLADRREDDIAMLLVRRNKRPQQLTPDRRFALTLAQAEPERVAAARQQVREVLHDWSDPEQVDSAVLLVSEMLTNVLVHTDGDALLVVVVSGERGRRRLRVSAGDGSDDLPHLRRPGELASSGRGLVLMDVLADAWGVDPQGDGKSIWFELNEAGRAGHHGGAEADGGPVAFRGPVRDSVQDSVQDAARDAVRDPVQDAVRDPVQDPSDGGGLAEAPEGPSAPSAPPSPASRARDAATASE; this comes from the coding sequence ATGAGCACCCATGACCCCCTCCAGCCGGTGGGGGACGTGCTGGTGACCCTGGCCACGGGGCTGTGGCACTGGGACACCGAGGCGGGCGCGGTACGGCTGGACGCCGAGGCGGCCCGGCTGATGGGGCTGCCCGCGCGGCCGGTGACGCTCACCGAGGCCGGAGCGCGTGCCCGGTTCCACCCGGTGGACTGGAACGAGATCGAGGGCGTGGTGCGGCTCGCGGTCGCCGAGAACACGCTGACCGAGGTACGGCTGCGGGTGATGGACGAGGAGGGCCGCGTACTGCGGTCGGTACGCAGCCGCTCCAAGCCCCGCAAGGACCCCGAGACCGGCCACTACCTGCTGATCGGCACCCTCCAGGAGATCAGCGACGCGGTGCCCGGCGGGACCGACCGGGCACCGGTGATCGGGGACTGGCGCCGCGCCCGCGAGGCGTTCCTGCTCGACGCGGGGCGCGCGCTGGCCGAGGCCCGCTCCACGGAGGAGGTGCTGCGGGTCGCGGCCAATCTGTCGATGCCCGGCTTCACCCCCGACGGGCTCGCGGTCTTCGGAGCCGAGGCCGACCGGCTGACGATCATCGGGCACCACGGGCACTCGGAGGGCGACGAGAACCCGTTCACGGCGATGCCGGTGGACACCGACTACCCGGCCGCCGACGTGGTGCGCACCGGCCGGGCCGTGTATCTCGCCTCGCCCGCGGAGTACCGGCGCCGCTACCCGGTGACCTGGCCGCTCGCCGAGCCCTTCGGCCGCGAGTCCTGGGCCTTCCTGCCACTGATCGTGGCCGGGCGCACTATCGGCGCGTGGATGGCGGCGTTCTCCTACCGGGTGTCGTTCACGCCCGACGAGCGGTCCGTGCTGACCACCGTGGCCCGGATGCTCGCGGGCGCGCTGACCCGCGCGAACACCGCCGAGACCGAGCGGGAACTGACCGAGGGACTGCAACGGGCGATGCTGCCGCGGCTCGGCCCGCAGGTACCCGAACTCCAGGTCGCCGCGCGGTACGTGCCCACCGGCGGCGGCCTCCAGGTGGGCGGCGACTGGTTCGACATGATCGCGCTGCCGACCGGCCGGATCGCCCTGGTCGTCGGCGATGTGCAGGGGCACGACGTACGGGCGGCCGGTCTGATGGGCCAGCTCAGGATCGCCCTGCGCGCGTACGCCTCCGAGGGCCACCGCCCCGACGCCGTACTGGCCAGGGCGAGCCGTTTCCTCTACGGGATCACCAACTCGGTGGCACACGGGCGCGGACCGCAACAGGAGTCCGACCCGGAACCGCGCTTCGCGACCTGCCTGTACGTGGAGGCCGAGCCGGGGACCGGGGTCCTGGAGATCGCCCGGGCCGGGCATCCGGACCCGGCGATCCGGATGGACGACGGGACGGTGGTGCTGCGGCCGACGGCGGGCGGGCTGCCGCTGGGCATCGACCCGGACGCGGACTATCCGACCACCCAGCTCGCCCTGGAGCCCGGCGAGACGATGCTGCTGTGCACCGACGGACTCATCGAGACCGGCGGCCACGACCTGGACTCGGGCTGGGCCCGGATCCGCACGATCATGGAGGAGCACAGCGGCGAACGGCTCGAAGGCCTGGCCGAGGCCCTGGTCCAGGCGGTGCACGGGCCGCCCTCGCATTACACGACGGGCCCGCTCGCCGACCGCCGCGAGGACGACATCGCCATGCTCCTCGTACGCCGCAACAAGCGCCCGCAACAGCTCACCCCCGACCGCAGGTTCGCGCTCACCCTCGCGCAGGCGGAGCCGGAACGGGTGGCCGCGGCCCGGCAGCAGGTGCGCGAGGTGCTGCACGACTGGTCCGATCCGGAGCAGGTGGACTCGGCCGTACTGCTCGTCTCCGAGATGCTCACCAACGTCCTGGTGCACACCGACGGGGACGCGCTGCTCGTCGTGGTGGTGAGCGGGGAGCGGGGCCGGCGGCGGCTGCGGGTCTCGGCCGGCGACGGCAGCGACGACCTGCCGCATCTGCGCCGCCCCGGCGAACTGGCCTCCTCGGGACGGGGTCTGGTCCTGATGGACGTACTGGCCGATGCCTGGGGGGTGGACCCGCAGGGGGACGGGAAGTCGATCTGGTTCGAGTTGAACGAGGCGGGGCGGGCGGGGCATCACGGCGGCGCCGAAGCCGACGGAGGGCCGGTGGCCTTTCGGGGGCCGGTTCGGGACTCGGTGCAGGACTCGGTTCAGGACGCTGCTCGGGACGCTGTTCGGGACCCGGTTCAGGACGCTGTTCGCGACCCGGTTCAGGACCCGTCGGACGGGGGCGGGCTCGCCGAGGCGCCGGAGGGTCCGTCCGCCCCGTCCGCCCCGCCCTCTCCGGCCTCGCGGGCGCGGGACGCGGCGACGGCCTCGGAGTAG
- a CDS encoding pirin family protein, translating to MPAVTVENPLTLPRVAAPADATARKVLAVSTAPSGFEGEGFPVRRAFAGIAYKHLDPFIMMDQMGEVEYAPGEPKGTPWHPHRGFETVTYLIDGTFVHQDSNGGGGTLHNGDTQWMTAGSGLLHIEAPPEELVASGGLFHGLQLWVNLPAKDKMMNPRYQDIRGGQVQLLSSPDGGALMRVIAGELDGHEGPGITHTPITMVHATVRPGAEVTLPWREDFNGLGYVLAGRGTAGSEHRPVHMGQTAVFGPGSSLTIRADEKQDGHTPDLEVILLGGRPIREPMAHYGPFVMNTRAELQEAFEDFQKGRLGTVPAVHGM from the coding sequence ATGCCCGCCGTGACCGTGGAGAACCCGTTGACCCTGCCCCGTGTCGCCGCGCCAGCGGACGCGACCGCGCGCAAGGTGCTGGCCGTGAGCACCGCGCCGAGCGGATTCGAGGGCGAGGGTTTCCCGGTGCGCCGTGCCTTCGCGGGCATCGCCTACAAGCACCTCGATCCGTTCATCATGATGGACCAGATGGGCGAGGTGGAGTACGCGCCCGGCGAGCCCAAGGGCACCCCCTGGCACCCGCACCGCGGCTTCGAGACCGTCACGTACCTCATCGACGGCACCTTCGTGCACCAGGACTCCAACGGAGGCGGTGGCACGCTCCACAACGGCGACACCCAGTGGATGACCGCGGGCTCCGGCCTGCTGCACATCGAGGCGCCGCCGGAGGAACTGGTGGCCTCGGGCGGCCTGTTCCACGGTCTCCAGCTGTGGGTCAACCTGCCCGCCAAGGACAAGATGATGAACCCGCGCTACCAGGACATCCGCGGCGGCCAGGTCCAGCTGCTCAGCTCGCCCGACGGCGGTGCGCTGATGCGCGTCATCGCGGGCGAACTCGACGGACACGAGGGCCCCGGCATCACGCACACGCCGATCACCATGGTCCACGCGACGGTACGTCCCGGCGCCGAGGTGACCCTGCCCTGGCGCGAGGACTTCAACGGCCTCGGGTACGTCCTGGCCGGGCGCGGCACCGCGGGCAGCGAACACCGCCCCGTCCACATGGGCCAGACCGCGGTCTTCGGCCCCGGCTCCTCGCTCACCATTCGCGCCGACGAGAAGCAGGACGGCCACACCCCCGACCTGGAGGTCATCCTCCTCGGCGGCCGGCCGATCCGCGAACCCATGGCCCACTACGGCCCGTTCGTGATGAACACCCGCGCCGAACTCCAGGAGGCCTTCGAGGACTTCCAGAAGGGACGGCTGGGGACCGTTCCGGCGGTGCACGGGATGTAA
- a CDS encoding SDR family NAD(P)-dependent oxidoreductase, with product MSLPRTGRRVLVSGASRGLGRALAHAFATNGDKVAVHYGSRAEEATATLAALPGDGHTLVGGDLSTPDGAAIVASQAAERLGGIDVLVNNAAVNTPHPPATTAYEEWVAAWRQHVDVNLLATAHLSHLAAHRMIEQGTGGRIVNIGSRGAFRGEPDHPAYGATKAAVHALGQSLAVALAPHGIGVASLAPGFFTTERVAHRLSGAEGEAIRTQSPYGRVASAEEVAAAVLWLASPESEWSAGTVLDFNGASYLRT from the coding sequence ATGTCCCTGCCCCGCACCGGCCGCCGGGTCCTCGTCAGCGGGGCCTCCCGCGGACTCGGACGTGCTCTCGCCCATGCCTTCGCCACGAACGGGGACAAGGTCGCCGTCCACTACGGCAGCCGCGCCGAGGAGGCCACGGCCACACTGGCCGCCCTCCCCGGCGACGGCCACACCCTGGTGGGCGGCGACCTCTCCACCCCCGACGGCGCCGCCATCGTCGCGTCTCAGGCGGCCGAACGGCTCGGCGGAATCGACGTCCTGGTCAACAACGCCGCCGTGAACACCCCGCACCCGCCCGCCACCACGGCCTACGAGGAGTGGGTCGCCGCCTGGCGGCAGCACGTGGACGTCAACCTGCTCGCCACGGCGCACCTCAGCCACCTCGCCGCGCACCGCATGATCGAGCAGGGCACCGGCGGCCGCATCGTCAACATCGGCTCCCGGGGCGCCTTCCGCGGCGAGCCCGACCACCCCGCCTACGGCGCCACCAAGGCCGCCGTACACGCACTCGGCCAGTCCCTCGCGGTGGCCCTCGCCCCGCACGGGATCGGCGTGGCCTCCCTCGCGCCCGGCTTCTTCACGACCGAGCGCGTCGCCCACCGCCTCTCCGGCGCCGAGGGCGAAGCCATCCGTACCCAGTCCCCGTACGGGAGGGTGGCCTCCGCCGAGGAGGTAGCGGCAGCCGTACTGTGGCTGGCCTCCCCCGAGTCCGAGTGGTCCGCGGGCACGGTGCTGGACTTCAACGGGGCGTCCTACCTGCGCACTTGA
- a CDS encoding helix-turn-helix transcriptional regulator: MPSVHGNQNRPNNPRRKPLAPLPEQLTGPVRDFASALRHMHGELGLSLTDLESRLPASRSSLSRYLRGQSLPDERLLVQWGKLSFTAEDRLPELVRLLHLANEAGGTGEFGDGGDAGDGGDAEGADGAEVSPVAHSAANSPAGAGDSPHSGPDVTPREPHSSGPPRSRARRRGVVLAVVCVLAVIGGATALALSLGDDDSSVSADSSDPGKGVKTEQVTVNNVDTTCTKPRTRLCRMGLAEDPYQPYRPSNIGGYVWHGDRLTADCRIANGVTVTDEKGGHSSIWYRVDKDGKNLWLPGIRLEHGRLQYSSLRNCPDTAAG; this comes from the coding sequence ATGCCCTCCGTGCATGGGAATCAGAACCGCCCCAACAACCCGCGCCGCAAACCACTGGCGCCATTGCCCGAGCAACTCACCGGTCCGGTACGCGACTTCGCGTCCGCTCTGCGCCATATGCACGGCGAGCTCGGGCTGAGCCTGACGGACCTGGAGAGCAGGCTGCCCGCCAGCCGCTCCTCCCTCTCCCGCTACCTGCGCGGCCAATCCCTGCCCGACGAACGCCTGTTGGTGCAGTGGGGCAAGCTCTCCTTCACGGCCGAGGACCGGCTGCCGGAGCTCGTACGGCTGCTGCATCTCGCCAACGAGGCTGGCGGGACGGGTGAGTTCGGAGACGGTGGGGACGCCGGGGATGGCGGAGACGCCGAGGGTGCGGACGGTGCCGAGGTGTCTCCCGTTGCCCACTCCGCCGCCAACTCCCCTGCGGGGGCCGGGGATTCACCGCACAGCGGCCCCGATGTGACCCCACGGGAGCCGCACAGCAGCGGACCTCCCCGTTCCCGTGCCCGTCGCCGTGGCGTCGTGCTCGCGGTCGTCTGTGTCCTCGCCGTCATCGGCGGCGCCACCGCCCTGGCTCTGAGCCTCGGCGACGACGACTCGTCCGTCTCCGCGGACTCCTCCGACCCGGGCAAGGGCGTCAAGACGGAGCAGGTCACCGTCAACAACGTCGACACGACATGCACCAAGCCGCGTACCCGCCTGTGCCGCATGGGCCTGGCCGAGGACCCGTACCAGCCCTACCGGCCCTCCAACATCGGCGGCTACGTCTGGCACGGCGACCGGCTCACCGCCGACTGCCGGATCGCCAACGGGGTCACGGTCACCGACGAGAAGGGCGGCCACAGCAGCATCTGGTACCGGGTCGACAAGGACGGCAAGAACCTCTGGCTGCCCGGCATCCGCCTGGAGCACGGCCGCCTCCAGTACTCGTCTCTGCGCAACTGCCCTGATACGGCGGCGGGTTGA
- a CDS encoding SseB family protein: protein MYGYDQHAGGTAQGQQYAPPQPPPQHAPGGYAQQQAPLYPEPSPPSLADAVRAFTTGSMAAEDFQQIFATAKVYCPRGDNPGFLALHNTQQPVIPMFTSLKELRSYAGKDSKYFVITGAEVIDLLPTGYGFVLDLEGEHRMVFDAKAVEQMVDFAMRRMYG from the coding sequence ATGTACGGCTACGACCAGCACGCGGGGGGCACGGCCCAGGGGCAGCAGTACGCACCGCCCCAGCCGCCGCCCCAGCATGCCCCCGGCGGGTACGCCCAGCAGCAGGCCCCGCTCTACCCGGAGCCGTCGCCGCCCTCGCTGGCCGACGCGGTGCGCGCCTTCACCACCGGGTCCATGGCCGCCGAGGACTTCCAGCAGATCTTCGCCACCGCCAAGGTCTACTGCCCGCGCGGGGACAACCCCGGCTTCCTGGCCCTGCACAACACCCAGCAGCCGGTCATCCCGATGTTCACCTCCCTCAAGGAGCTGCGCAGTTACGCGGGCAAGGACTCCAAGTACTTCGTGATCACCGGCGCCGAGGTGATCGACCTCCTGCCGACCGGCTACGGCTTCGTCCTCGACCTGGAGGGCGAGCACCGGATGGTCTTTGACGCCAAGGCGGTCGAGCAGATGGTCGACTTCGCGATGCGGCGGATGTACGGCTGA
- a CDS encoding acyl-CoA dehydrogenase, with protein MGHYKSNLRDIEFNLFEVLGRDKVYGSGPYAEMDTETVKDILGEIKRLAENDLAESFADADRNPPVFDPETNTAPIPESFKKSYKAYMDAEYWRLGLPEEIGGTTTPPSVIWALAEFLLGSNPALWMYSSGPGFARILFEEGNEVQKKIAAIAVEKTWGSTMVLTEPDAGSDVGAGRTKAIQQEDGSWHITGVKRFITSGEHDMEENILHYVLARPEGAGPGTKGLSLFLVPKYEFDFETGELGARNGAYATNVEHKMGLKVSNTCEMTFGDKHPAKGWLIGDKHDGIRQMFRIIEFARMMVGTKAISTLSTGYLNALEYAKERVQGPDLAQFMDKTAPKVTIAHHPDVRRSLMTQKAYAEGMRSLVLYTSTVQDTIAIGEANGDDVSEAEALNDLLLPIVKGYGSEKGYEQLAQSLQTFGGSGFLQEYPIEQYIRDAKIDTLYEGTTAIQGMDYFFRKIVRNQGAALNSLAEDIKKFLAEGAGGEALAGSREKLAKAAADLEAVVGTMLTDLAGTEKDVKSIYKVGLNSTRLLLASGDVVIGYLLLRGAAVALEKLPTASAKDKAFYEGKVAAAKFFAANVLPGVALARQLSEAVDLDVMELDEAAF; from the coding sequence ATGGGGCACTACAAGTCGAATCTCCGTGACATCGAGTTCAACCTCTTCGAGGTGCTCGGCCGCGACAAGGTGTACGGCAGCGGCCCGTACGCCGAGATGGACACGGAAACGGTCAAGGACATCCTGGGCGAGATCAAGCGCCTGGCCGAGAACGACCTCGCCGAGTCCTTCGCCGACGCGGACCGCAACCCGCCGGTCTTCGACCCGGAGACCAACACCGCGCCGATCCCCGAGTCCTTCAAGAAGAGCTACAAGGCCTACATGGACGCCGAGTACTGGCGTCTGGGCCTGCCCGAGGAGATCGGCGGCACCACCACGCCGCCGTCGGTGATCTGGGCGCTCGCGGAGTTCCTGCTCGGCTCGAACCCGGCCCTGTGGATGTACTCCTCCGGCCCCGGCTTCGCGCGCATCCTCTTCGAGGAGGGCAACGAGGTCCAGAAGAAGATCGCCGCCATCGCGGTCGAGAAGACCTGGGGCTCCACCATGGTCCTGACCGAGCCGGACGCCGGTTCGGACGTCGGCGCCGGCCGCACCAAGGCGATCCAGCAGGAGGACGGCTCCTGGCACATCACCGGTGTGAAGCGCTTCATCACCTCCGGTGAGCACGACATGGAGGAGAACATCCTCCACTACGTCCTCGCCCGCCCCGAGGGCGCCGGCCCCGGCACCAAGGGCCTGTCCCTCTTCCTGGTGCCGAAGTACGAGTTCGACTTCGAGACCGGTGAGCTCGGTGCCCGCAACGGCGCCTACGCCACCAACGTCGAGCACAAGATGGGCCTGAAGGTCTCCAACACCTGTGAGATGACCTTCGGCGACAAGCACCCCGCCAAGGGCTGGCTCATCGGCGACAAGCACGACGGCATCCGCCAGATGTTCCGCATCATCGAGTTCGCCCGCATGATGGTCGGCACGAAGGCGATCTCCACCCTCTCCACCGGCTACCTCAACGCCCTGGAGTACGCCAAGGAGCGTGTGCAGGGTCCCGACCTCGCGCAGTTCATGGACAAGACCGCGCCGAAGGTCACCATCGCCCACCACCCCGACGTGCGCCGCTCGCTGATGACGCAGAAGGCCTACGCCGAGGGCATGCGCTCGCTGGTGCTCTACACCTCCACCGTCCAGGACACCATCGCCATCGGTGAGGCCAACGGCGACGACGTCTCCGAGGCGGAGGCGCTGAACGACCTGCTCCTGCCGATCGTCAAGGGCTACGGCTCCGAGAAGGGCTACGAGCAGCTCGCCCAGTCGCTGCAGACCTTCGGCGGCTCCGGCTTCCTGCAGGAGTACCCGATCGAGCAGTACATCCGCGACGCCAAGATCGACACCCTCTACGAGGGCACCACCGCGATCCAGGGCATGGACTACTTCTTCCGGAAGATCGTCCGCAACCAGGGCGCCGCGCTGAACTCGCTCGCCGAGGACATCAAGAAGTTCCTCGCCGAGGGTGCGGGCGGCGAGGCCCTCGCGGGCTCCCGCGAGAAGCTCGCCAAGGCCGCGGCCGACCTGGAGGCCGTCGTCGGCACCATGCTGACCGACCTCGCGGGCACCGAGAAGGACGTCAAGTCCATCTACAAGGTGGGCCTCAACTCCACCCGCCTGCTGCTCGCCTCCGGTGACGTCGTGATCGGCTACCTGCTGCTTCGCGGCGCGGCCGTCGCCCTGGAGAAGCTGCCCACCGCCTCCGCCAAGGACAAGGCCTTCTACGAGGGCAAGGTGGCCGCGGCCAAGTTCTTCGCCGCCAACGTGCTGCCCGGCGTGGCCCTGGCCCGCCAGCTCTCCGAGGCCGTCGACCTGGACGTCATGGAGCTGGACGAAGCCGCCTTCTGA
- a CDS encoding AI-2E family transporter, with protein sequence MAQVPASASSSLLPEPARRIGAWCVLFLLVTGVVVVVVRLAVYFRAAVVPVLLALLGAALLGPLYRWLLRRGINASLAAGLTCLAVVAVVGGAVYIVVAALIDSGDQIVDSLRDAADSVSKHFGAAGTSVDDLASNARELGGKFGATAASGVLSGISLVGEMITAAVLALLLIFFFLRDSDRAMSALHALAPADSGHLLEAMARRAFRAVEGFMHGTTLIALIDALFITVGLLICQVPGAVGLGALVFVGAYIPYLGAFLSGAVAILVALADRGVVIALWVLGVVLAVQVIEGHLLQPMIQSRTVQMHPATVMLTIAAGASVAGILGMLLAVPMTAAGFGVYAELRSRYSEAVAASRAREAGEGGADGADGPSGASASPPPSDGS encoded by the coding sequence ATGGCACAGGTACCGGCGTCGGCGTCGTCTTCACTGCTTCCCGAGCCCGCACGGCGGATCGGCGCCTGGTGTGTGCTGTTCCTGCTGGTGACCGGTGTCGTGGTGGTGGTCGTCAGGCTGGCCGTGTACTTCAGGGCGGCCGTGGTGCCGGTACTGCTCGCGTTGCTCGGGGCGGCGTTGCTCGGGCCCCTTTACCGGTGGCTGCTGCGGCGGGGGATCAACGCCTCACTGGCGGCGGGGCTGACCTGCCTGGCCGTGGTGGCCGTGGTCGGCGGGGCGGTGTACATCGTGGTGGCCGCGCTGATCGACAGCGGGGACCAGATCGTCGATTCGCTCCGGGACGCGGCCGACTCGGTGAGCAAGCACTTCGGCGCGGCCGGGACCTCGGTGGACGATCTCGCCTCCAACGCCCGTGAACTGGGCGGGAAGTTCGGGGCCACCGCCGCCTCCGGAGTGCTCAGCGGGATCAGCCTGGTCGGCGAGATGATCACGGCGGCCGTACTGGCCCTGCTGCTGATCTTCTTCTTCCTGCGGGACTCCGACCGGGCGATGAGCGCGCTGCACGCACTGGCGCCCGCCGACTCCGGGCACCTCCTCGAGGCGATGGCCCGCCGCGCCTTCCGCGCGGTCGAGGGCTTCATGCACGGCACCACCCTCATCGCCCTGATCGACGCCCTCTTCATCACCGTCGGGCTGCTGATCTGCCAGGTCCCGGGCGCCGTCGGACTCGGCGCTCTGGTCTTCGTCGGCGCCTACATCCCCTACCTCGGCGCCTTCCTCTCGGGCGCCGTCGCCATCCTGGTCGCGCTCGCAGACCGGGGCGTGGTCATCGCCCTGTGGGTGCTCGGCGTCGTCCTCGCGGTCCAGGTGATCGAGGGGCATCTGCTCCAGCCGATGATCCAGTCCCGCACCGTCCAGATGCACCCCGCGACCGTCATGCTGACCATCGCCGCCGGAGCCTCGGTCGCCGGAATCCTCGGCATGCTGCTCGCCGTACCGATGACCGCCGCCGGGTTCGGTGTCTACGCCGAACTGCGCAGCCGCTACTCCGAGGCCGTCGCCGCGTCCCGCGCCCGCGAGGCCGGAGAGGGCGGGGCGGACGGGGCGGACGGACCCTCCGGCGCCTCGGCGAGCCCGCCCCCGTCCGACGGGTCCTGA